aaaaaaaaaaaagtcccaaATTTAAAGAAAGCTGAATCATTTGGTTTTTAAAGTGGCATGCAACAAATCAGAAATCAGATTAGAGTCTACCGAAGAGTGAGAACAGAGAACTCACggatattttcatataattttattgtcttaattatttttttttatataatttttttgatgattttattgtctttattaaattttcatataattttttcgTTGGGACGTAATTTTATTTCCCTTTTCTAAATacccaaaatttttttacttcttgCTTGTATTATCTGCAGCTTAGGAGGGCATTCTACCTGGGAATAGGCGGTTTTGGGAAAATGGGTAAGTAATAAACATTGCTTACttaatttatctatttattattttgaaattcttACTATTTTTTATCTGAGTTTTAAATCAAGGAAAacattaacaattatttatttatttatttatttttaatttggaaGATTTTGTATTAAATGCTATGGcgatgaaaaaaatttatggtatAGGCACTCAAACCCcttaaatttagaatttttattttacaataatATGCTCCTATATTATATGTTGTTTCTCGATAAtttgaagtaaaaaaattataggctATAGAGTCATAGACTCATGTATGTGAATTGCGACTAGCATGTATATTTCAAAGTATGAGAAGTTTGTAGTTCAATTGACTTTAGTGTGCAATAGTTTTTATTCTATCAATTAAGTGCTTAATATCACCAATCATTGGCTGGTTGGTTGTTCTAAAAAGCTAATTATTGGGGTCTAAAATTTAGAACCAATTGAACTTATTTTTAGAGTGAAAAAGAGGaataagataaatttttacaCCATATTCAAATTTGGAGTTTGTTTTGATTATCAAGGAAAACtagaattgtttaaaaaaaaaagaaaaaataagtgcTCTGCCAAAAAAGGATGACAGATAAATTTATTTCATGAACTACTTTTATTTATGAATTACGCAGAAACTACAAATATGTTGTATATGGTTTCTATATGTGTACTGTTTATGTTCGGTTTGTTTTGTTTCAGCATGAAGCCTTGTTAAAGAGGCCTTTTAGTGATATTCTGGTTGGAGGACACGGCGGTGAAGCAAAAGCAGACCTTGTTGAAGAGACCTCATGTGGTTATTACCACACCAGGGAGGCTCAAGGCATTTGTAAAAGAGAATTCTGACATCTCTCATCTCTTCTCCAACATTAAGGTATTtagttttaatctttttaattgtAAATCTTTAAATTGTGAAGTGGCTCATGAAAGCTAAGCATGAAAGATTATAGCAAAACAAATTGCTTTTGCTAAAAAAACTGATAGACATTGGCTCAAGCTATTTTCTCTAGCCCTTCTAACTCTGAAAAAGCACTCGgcagaaataaaacaaaacaaaaacatgagTTCTATTTTCTGGGTTTTAGACCAGAAAATTGAAAAGGCCATAACAACCATACCACAATGTAGTAGTAAAATTTGAATGTTAAGCAATCTTACTGTCCCAAAGTGACACTAGAACATTCATAGAGACACTTCCAGTTCTGACTGAAAAACCATTACAAATCACATGAAAACACCCCAACTGCCTGCCTCTTTGGACTTGCgcgaaaggaagaaaaagttgggAAAGAAGGAGATTATGCAAAATGTTTGGTGGGCTTAACTGGGAATATGATTGACTTTTGCCTTTTCCAACAATTTTGCCATTCTTGGCTATTAACTTAGCCTCATCTTCTACTCTTTCAGTTGGCTAGAAAGACATCAATGGAAGAAGACACAACATGGGAGCAAAGGCTTCAAGCCTTGACCCACATCCTAACCAGCCCCACAACAACGCCATCTCTCCACTCTCAGTTCTTCATCTCCACCCAAATCCCCTGCTACCTCGACTGGGAATATCCTCCTATCCTCTGTACCAAGCATCCCTCAATGTTCCCTTCTCTTCACCTAAGGTGGggtttctctcttttcctcAAAAGGGTCAGAAGATTTGGGCTCCCTGAGACCTCATGGAGGTCCAAGTGCCCATTCCAACAGCCTCCACCGTTGATTCTTGCAAATGGAGTGGAGGAAGCTCGGTGGGAAATAGAACAAAGGAAAGAGTACGTCAGGAAGAGGCTGAGTAGGAAACGACTAGAAAGTGATGTTCACCCTTTGATTCCTATTTTGATTCCAAATCTTTTGCTGTTTGGTCTTCTGCTTTGGGACCCATTTCTTGATTGAGATTCCGAAGAAATTTATCCCAAGTTTGTAAATGTAAATTTCCATCAAGATTTAAGTATTTGTATAAGCGAGAACATATGGTTGCTTTGAGTTTTGGTTTTAAAttgtgattattattattattagttggTATGTTACCATGGGGTCTAAGGTTTAACCAAATTAATATCCAACAATTTTAGGGCTTTTGGATTAATGAATAGACTCTTGATGATTAGGCTCTTTACAACTGCTATCAGTATAGATACCATGGATTCGAGTTATGGAATGGACAATCTAATGAAATGGAGATGAGTCGGTTAGTTATAAAACAAGGGGTAAAATTATTCAACAAattgaaatgacaattttactcCTTGTTTAtcgtctttttaattttttaatttttttaacaattatgTTCTATTGAAGTCTCCGCAGTAGACAAGGAGTCCACCTCCTCTCCATGCTATCATCCACCAATGAAGATATTCAAGATCAATGTTAGTTTGAATATTGTTGTAGATAAACATAGTTTGAATTTGAATTCGTATCTTGTAAATGTTATTTATATGAGAAATGTCGTACAActctaagaattttttttttttatgatcaaccattagatctgttttattttaaataaatatctaatgatttatcttaaaaaaattgttggagttgtataaaagttgtgcaagaaacattactctatttATATTGTACTGGTACACCAAATCCATTGAAATCAAGGAGTGAAAACATATTCACAAATGAagtgttttaattttctttatgttCAAATTAAGTTAACTAATTTGTGAATTTGttcaatgttataatttttccCCAAGTTAAATGTACTGTGAATTTGTTCAATGCTAGCATTGATAGCATTTGATTCCCTAGTGTTCTAAaggagtaattctattagtacattaaatgTTCATCaagtgtctataaaaaaaatgaggtggcttttaaaactactatttgatcaaaatcatcatttgatcaatcacacgctcaatggtaattttaaaaaccatattattttttgatggacacttaatgtatcAATAAAATTACTCATTCTAAAGATATCGAACCCTACATCTGATGTTACTTCTTAGAGCCACATTGCTCTTTCCCAGAGCCTATGCCCAAGGCAAAGATCGTGAGTTTATCTcatgaatttttaaattatgaccTAAAAGTTTGATTTGATAAAAGATTAAATggtattaaataaatttaaattttcaaagagATATTAGGAGTTTAAGttatagaaaatataaatgtaagggtatttttaaaattttgagctAGGTCTGCCCTGAGTCCTACGATCATTGATTCTAAAAATTCTTAATAATACTATATGGTTGCAAAAACAATGTGGACCAACCAATATTAGCATAACCCAATCCCTATTTTCTTAAtaagaataaacaaaatatccaaaaaaaactcgattatccaaaaaaaaagaaaaaaaagaaaaaaagaaaaaaaaggtggaaATATTCCATTCACTTTTACGGGTCAAATTCATTAATATATCAATCTCATCCCCACCCATTCCCTCCCTTAAATTGGAATGTCGTATACGCCCAAACCTATCCACGTCCCCCTAACGAAGCAACATCTTTATTTTCTggcaaaaaatagaaatatctttttttctttttcggatgaataaaaaaaaaaaaaataaataaaagaaaaaaaaaaaagagcaacgGCCCAGCTAATAAGGTCATTAAGGTGAGTGCCAGGCGTTAGTGGTTCGAGCCGGTTGTTGCAACGTGCCCAAGAAGTGTCACTGTTTAGACGTAGCCACTGACTAGATTCACCTTATAGGCCATCTCTAGCAGATGCTTTAAATCtttcaaaatagttaaatttgactattttgaacattttttccCCAACAACAGATTAGCCACTAtgactttttttcttcaacATTGAACAGTGCATAGCCAACAccggctattcactgttcatatgtttatgatttttttattaatattttctttctctccctctccctctctgtcactCCACCTCCACCCGCATCCCTCTCCTTCTTCGTTCACCCGCTTCCCTCTCCCTCACTTCTCATCTCTGCTGGTCTCCCCCTGAGTCCCCCACTTCGACGCCATCATAGGCCGCCAGAGACCTCTGTTCCGGCCTTGACGAGAATCCAATACAATCAATCGGTGctctccctctctgtcactCTACAGCGCCGCCCCTCCGTCCCCGACCAAGCTCCACACCAAGATCTCCGTCATTGCCCAAACCGAAATCAACTGAAACGCATattctagaacaaccaaaatcaaccgaaaacaaccaaaatcatcaCCGCAACCCACCGATGTTTTATCTCCCTCATCACACGTTTCTCTGGCCACCATAATCCCGCCCCCAGCTTCGTCAGCGTCCACCTAGTTCAATCCACCGGCGATCGGACCTCCGATCATCCTCTGGGTCTCACGGGTCGCTCGGGTATTCTCCCGATTTCTCTCGATTTCCCACcgtcactctcactctctctctctctctctccatcttctCTAGATCGCACGGTGAGGATGGTGTTTTGGTCTGAGCCTTCCAGAAGGGGCTTCGCCTCTTGGGCAAGGATGGAGTCTATCTCTCGaagggttggggttggggttggggagaTTGGAGAgtgagatggagatggagactggagagtgagagagaaataaaaagaaaataaaagaaaatgattaaaaaacaataatttaaggaaatgaagagtagaataaatagtattgttggagtgtttttaactgTTGAAGTAGCTAAAgtaaatatttgtagttttttgagtagctactttaactttagcttctggaaatggCATAGCAACCAAACCAACAAGTTGCTTACGTGTAATTTTTACCAGCTCGTTTTAATGCACCGTGGATAAGACAACTTTAATGGTTGTTATCCACTTTAtgactctttgtttttttcctaaGACTAATTTACCCTTTGGATTTGATCAAACTACTGGAGTACCACTATTGTTAGGATTAGAATTGATTGTAATTTCATAACGATAAAGTTCtagacttttcaaaattttcttttcaaataatgtgtcacaattcCATGAAATTgtaacacattttttaaaataataaatcgcatgagattgtgacacatcatttagaaattaaattttaaagaaaaattttgaaatatgtaGCATTGTCTTTTCAGAATTAATTATGATTGTCTGTTCGAATTGTAGCCTGTCTAGTGCAATTATTTGACATCATTCTTGTAACACTCTATAAAGTTAGTCTTCTATTGAAGAGCCGATTGTAAAAGCATGTTATATTGGTATTAATTTATAGTCTTACACTGAGTGGATAGATTGAGAAGGCCGGCGAACGTTGTATGGGCgataaattttacattgattttttattttgtaagactACATTTTATAATTGACATTAAAGAACTTTAATTGTACATTTAACTAGTATTTTAAAGTAATAACACAAATGtagtttgaattttaatttcctTGTAACGCTATGAAAGGTTTAGCCTCATATTGGATGAGTGAATTATGATCACGTTATATAGGTGCTAGCTAAGTTTCATATAAATCCTTTACAAGGTGTGATTatattttataagtgattataattaatgagctttaattataatattaaatagTCCATTTGAAATAATAACACACGTGTGGTTAGTGTTTTCCTGAGTAGTGACAATTCTACCTACAAGTAAAATTCAGTCAAGAACctcaaagcaaacaaaaaaataacatttgtaAGTGATTCTAATTAAAAACTCCAATTATAATAttaactaattttttaaaataataacattttctTGATTTGAGACAATTctacctaaaaataaaattcaatcaGATCCTCaaactaaacaaattaaaaatacaaaaaacaaaaacaaacgcAAGCATGTATATATACTTCATAAAATTGAAGGGTCCCCTACTGGATCAAAAGCATAAAGGGCAATATGCAATTTCGTCCAACAACAGGCCCTTATGTTGTCTAAGTCCTAAGCAAGCACCGTCAAGTCTCCGCCTATAAAATGGTTCTTCAAGTTCGATATGCTCGTAGCAGCATTTTCAGTCTCTCAAACCCTGCCAAAATGACTGTGATCGTTcctggtatatatatatcttcatacttaaatcattaaatctcatttcttttattcttttttcatcAAATCTTGGGCTCCTAGCTAGTATATTAATTTTACGTGACAATATTGTTTTGATTGTATATATGTTTCTGTTTCCCTTGATGCAATTAGAGACGGTTCTCTCAGTCGATGACGAAGACAACATCCCCACCATTGAAAACGAGAATGTGAAGGAGCAAgcaggagaagaagaagaagaagatcgaagaATGTGATGTTCTAAAGCAATTTGCCATCCCAGAAACCAATGCTTTTGGCCATTCCTTCAGGTTTTTTGGGGTCGCGATT
The Alnus glutinosa chromosome 14, dhAlnGlut1.1, whole genome shotgun sequence genome window above contains:
- the LOC133858141 gene encoding uncharacterized protein LOC133858141 translates to MEEDTTWEQRLQALTHILTSPTTTPSLHSQFFISTQIPCYLDWEYPPILCTKHPSMFPSLHLRWGFSLFLKRVRRFGLPETSWRSKCPFQQPPPLILANGVEEARWEIEQRKEYVRKRLSRKRLESDVHPLIPILIPNLLLFGLLLWDPFLD